GAGTACAAGGAGCGACACGGCCTGCATCGGGTCCCGCTGCATGCGGCCATGGTTCGGTTGGGTTGAGCGACGTGGACGCCAGCGGCGACCAGCTCGACGACGACCCCACCCGGCTTGACCAGGTGAAGCCGTGATCGGCAACCGGCTCTTGAGATCCCGGCCCGCAGCCACTTAGCATCGACTCGCTACCGAGCGCAGGGCACGGACACCGGCACGCCCGTCAGGTCGGTAGGCAGTGACACGGGGTGGCTGCGCTGACACCGGGGACGGCGATTGCCGATGACGCTGATCAATACCCGCACCGAACTCATCAACGCGCTGACCGAGGCCGCTGAGCTCGAACACGGTTTGCTCTGCCAGTACGTCTTCGCCGCGGTGACGATGAGGCAGACTGCCGATGAAGGGATCACCTGGCCTCAGGCGGAGCTTCTGCGGGGATGGAAGCGGACCCTGCTCGAAGTGGCGCGGCAGGAAATGGCGCACCTGGGAACGGTCCACAATCTGCTCACCGCGGTCGGCGGCGCGCCTCATTTCATGCGCGTGAACTTTCCACAGGCCGCGCGTCACTTCCCCGCGGATGCGCCGTTCGTCCTGGAACCCTTCGGCGAGCCGACCCTGCGCCGGTTCATGCGCTTCGAGGAGCCGACGTTCCCCGTGAAGCGCCCTGCCGTGCCGGAGCCCGCGCCCGACCCCATCACCTACACCCACGTGGGCGCTCTCTACCACGACATCGAGGCGGGGTTCACAGCACTGGACGACGGGACGCTGTTCATCGGGCCGGTCGCTCACCAGGACGACAACGCGTGGTCGCGGGGCCTGCATATCTCGCCCGTGCACGACCTGAGGAGCGCGCAGAAGGCGATCGGCTTCATCGTGAAGGAAGGCGAGGGAGCCCCCGGGCATCTGAGCGGGTCGCATTACCAGCGCTTCGTCGACGCGCATGCGGCGCTCGGCGCGGCGACGGCCGCCGATCCGACCTTCGTGCCGGGACGTCCGGTCGCGAGGAATCCGCTCACCCGCAACCATCCGGACGCGCCGGAGGGCGGCCACGTCATCACCGACGAGCGCACGCGTGCTGTCGCGCAGCTGTTCTCGGTGTCCTACGAGACCACCCTGATGATGCTCAGCCAGTTCTACTCGTTCGGACCGGAAACCCCTGTGCAGCGTGAAGAATTGCGGCAGGCGACCCGGGAGATCATGAGCACCGTCATCCGCCCGCTGGGCGAGGTGTTGACCCAGCTGCCCATGGGCCCTCAGTACCCGACGCTGACCGCTGGTCCCGCCTTCGAGCTGTACGGCGACATCCACGTCTCCACGCACGCCGAGAACGCGTGGTACGTGATCAGTGAGCGCCTGGGTCAGCACGCCGCCGCCGGACTGGCGCTCGCGGCTGAGCCGAACGCCCATCCGCGGCTGCGGCTGTGTGCGGAGAACCTCGCCCGGCTCGGGATCAACCTCGCTCGCGCGGCCGCGTCGGGGTTCTCGTCCCCGTCGCCGGCCCTGACCCGCAAGGCGGTTGCGGTGCGCCCGAACTCTGACGCGCTGACCCACGCCGACGCGCTGACCCACGCCGACGCGCTGACCCACCCGCCGCGTGCCGCCACAGCGCGGTACGGCAGCGCTGCCCTGGAGCCGGACAGATGAGCGCGTTGACCCTCGGGTTCGAGGGCTTCGTCCAGGTACGGCTGGCCACCGATCCCGATCCGTCGGACGAACCGCGCGGGGTGAGCGGCTGGACGCACGCCGTGGCCGGCGAACCGGATCTGGACCGGGTGCTGGTGCTGCAGGACGACGACCCCCGCCGCGTCCGGCGCTCGCGGGGCCCGCGGGTGGGAGTCACGGTGCGCAGCGTCGAGATCGACGGCGTGGCGTCGTCGGGACATCCTCTGCTCGGCGCGCGGGTGGAACTGCTCGATGCTCCCAAGTTCGAGGGCCGCAACTGGGTCATCGCCTCCGACGGCGCCGAACCCATCTACCCGCTGCATCTGAGGATCTCCGCCCCTGGCCTCGTGCTGGACAAGCGCGACGCGCTGACCGACTCGGCAGGGGCCAGCATTCCGTTCTATCTGATCGGGCCACAGGACCTCGAGCGCCGCACGCCGACGATGGAGGGCGATCCGGGCGCGCAGGCCGAGGTGATGGCTGCGCTCGGCGTCCCCGACAACGATCCGGTCGCGTGGCGGCAGGCCCGCAAGAACGTCCTGCGGGAGGACCTCGACGCGCTGGACGCCGCCGACGAGGTGACTGCGACCGCGCTGCGCGTGCGCATCGCCGATATCGAGGCGGGCGGCATCGCCGAGGCGCTGGTCGGCATCCGGATGAGGTACCGACTTCTGGTGCACGGTCCCGGATCCAGCTCTGTCCCCGCCGGCGCGCTGCCGGGCAAGGTGGGCGATGACGCGGACTGGAAGCTCGACTTCTGGGTAGGCGGCTGGGATGCCGACGCGCTGTGCATGTACCTGCGCGGAGCCGCCGAGATCCCGCTCGCTTGACGCACGCTCGGGATCGCGCCGGCCTGACGCACGCTCAGGATCACGCTCGCCTGACGCTCGTCAGGATGGAGCGACGAGGCCGAGCTCCACGGCATGGCGCAGCATCGCATCGGTGTCCTCGGCGAGGACGAACGGCACGCCGGCCTCGTCGAGCAGGCGCTCGGCCTGCTCGACGCGCTGGTCGCCGGCCGTGCCCGCCCGGCGGATGTAGACCGCCAGGACCCGCCCCGGATGCTCGGCGCAGAAGTCGGCGTAGATGGCCGGGTCCTGTTGGCCGCTGTCGCCGATGAGGACGAAGCGGCTGTGCGGCAACGCCTGCGCCAGCTGTCGCAGGGTGGACAGCTTGTGCGTGCGGGAGCTGACGCGCAGCAGGCTGTCAGCGCCGGGGCCCCAGTCGGTCAGGACCAGCGGCCCGTCGGGAAACCGGTGCCGCGTCAGGAAGCCCTGCAGGTAGCCGACCAGGTTCCACGGGCTCGTCGAGAGGTAGAAGAACGGTCGCTCGACCGTTCCCGGCGTCCCCTGGGCCAGCGCCCGGTACAGCTCCGGCGCGCCGGTCAGCGGGACCCGGGTCGACTGCTCCTGCAGCAGCATCGTCCGCAGGGTGGCGCCCAGGCCGTGGGCGATTCCCGAGTCGACGATGGTGTCGTCGACGTCGCTGACCACTGCCACGTCCGCCGCCGGGTCGGGCACGTGCACGACGCCGAGGGCCGGCTTGCCGGCCGGCCGCACCGGGGTGAGAGTCACCTGGTGCCGTCCTGGCGGCAGGTGAAGGTCCTCCAGGCGCACCTGCAGGTAACCCTCGCGGTCGGCGCGCGCCATCACCTCGCGCTCGCCGAGCGTGACGCGCACGCGCGCCCCGGGCACCTCGACGCTGAGGAACGGCAGCAGGTTCGAGCGCAGCACCGCCCACCTGCTCGACCGCGCGTCGCCGACGCGAGGGGGTGCCTCGACGAGCACCCGTCCGCCCAGCAAGGCCCAGCCGCCGGTGCCGAAGCCGGAGAAGGGGTGGACACGCACGGGCCAGCCCAGGCGCAGCAGCAGCCAGGCGGCCCTGCGCTCGACGGCCTCGAAGGCGAGCAGCACGGCACGCAGCACGGTCCGCGCCACGCCTGCCGCGGGTCCTGCCGGAAGGGCCTTCAAGGCCTTGGCCGCCCAGGGGCGACCGCGCGGCGGTTGCGCGGGCGCCAGGCTCGGGTCGAGGGACACCCGAGGAGCGTAGCGGCGCGCCCGGACGAGGCTGCCGCCCCTGTCAGACTCGGCGCGGGTCGCGGCATATGCCATCGTGGAGGCATGGCCTCCTACGCGCTCGACAAGGCCGCCGTGCAGATCGACGCGACAGGGATGGCAGGGTGGGGACATCGTGAGGACCTTGACCGTTGAGCCGACTGTGAACAGCCGTCGGCGTCTTTCGCGCTGCTCCGGCCTAGGGGCTCCGTAGTGGTCCTGGCTCTTGGCGGGGTGGCGATCGTCTGCCTGCTCACCC
This is a stretch of genomic DNA from Jatrophihabitans sp.. It encodes these proteins:
- a CDS encoding ferritin-like domain-containing protein, with product MTLINTRTELINALTEAAELEHGLLCQYVFAAVTMRQTADEGITWPQAELLRGWKRTLLEVARQEMAHLGTVHNLLTAVGGAPHFMRVNFPQAARHFPADAPFVLEPFGEPTLRRFMRFEEPTFPVKRPAVPEPAPDPITYTHVGALYHDIEAGFTALDDGTLFIGPVAHQDDNAWSRGLHISPVHDLRSAQKAIGFIVKEGEGAPGHLSGSHYQRFVDAHAALGAATAADPTFVPGRPVARNPLTRNHPDAPEGGHVITDERTRAVAQLFSVSYETTLMMLSQFYSFGPETPVQREELRQATREIMSTVIRPLGEVLTQLPMGPQYPTLTAGPAFELYGDIHVSTHAENAWYVISERLGQHAAAGLALAAEPNAHPRLRLCAENLARLGINLARAAASGFSSPSPALTRKAVAVRPNSDALTHADALTHADALTHPPRAATARYGSAALEPDR
- a CDS encoding App1 family protein, with amino-acid sequence MSLDPSLAPAQPPRGRPWAAKALKALPAGPAAGVARTVLRAVLLAFEAVERRAAWLLLRLGWPVRVHPFSGFGTGGWALLGGRVLVEAPPRVGDARSSRWAVLRSNLLPFLSVEVPGARVRVTLGEREVMARADREGYLQVRLEDLHLPPGRHQVTLTPVRPAGKPALGVVHVPDPAADVAVVSDVDDTIVDSGIAHGLGATLRTMLLQEQSTRVPLTGAPELYRALAQGTPGTVERPFFYLSTSPWNLVGYLQGFLTRHRFPDGPLVLTDWGPGADSLLRVSSRTHKLSTLRQLAQALPHSRFVLIGDSGQQDPAIYADFCAEHPGRVLAVYIRRAGTAGDQRVEQAERLLDEAGVPFVLAEDTDAMLRHAVELGLVAPS